From Candidatus Manganitrophus morganii, the proteins below share one genomic window:
- a CDS encoding 2-oxoacid:acceptor oxidoreductase family protein: MRKRVNIRMSGLGGQGVVTSAHVLATAASKEGKHAISNPFFGAEKRMAPAESYVRIAGERIYDRGELVYPDVIMVFHPQVITLGKCYTMPFYSGIKAGGILMINSDEPIPLSDDDLAFLEQQNVPIFTVPATTLAVEIAGTELATNMGMLGALMGATRIVAMDAMEAALQDRFGKKYVASGGTATLDEAIKKKFAKKEQLLAKNMETIRKGFDLGVAWAETIKTPMLV; this comes from the coding sequence ATGAGAAAGCGCGTTAATATTCGGATGTCCGGTTTGGGGGGTCAGGGAGTGGTGACCTCCGCCCATGTGTTGGCGACGGCCGCCTCCAAAGAGGGGAAGCATGCGATTTCAAATCCCTTCTTTGGCGCTGAAAAGAGAATGGCCCCGGCCGAAAGTTATGTCCGGATTGCCGGTGAGCGGATCTATGATCGAGGCGAGTTGGTCTATCCCGATGTCATCATGGTCTTCCATCCTCAGGTGATCACCCTTGGGAAGTGCTATACGATGCCTTTCTACTCGGGAATCAAGGCGGGCGGTATTTTGATGATCAACTCGGATGAGCCGATTCCTCTGTCCGATGATGATCTCGCCTTCTTGGAACAACAGAATGTTCCCATTTTCACCGTTCCGGCGACGACCTTGGCGGTCGAAATCGCGGGGACGGAGCTTGCCACAAATATGGGAATGCTCGGTGCGTTGATGGGAGCAACCCGGATCGTCGCAATGGATGCGATGGAAGCGGCGCTGCAAGATCGGTTCGGTAAGAAGTATGTCGCATCCGGCGGAACGGCGACGTTGGATGAGGCGATCAAGAAAAAATTCGCCAAGAAAGAGCAGCTTTTGGCGAAGAATATGGAAACGATCCGAAAGGGTTTTGATCTGGGTGTCGCCTGGGCTGAAACAATCAAGACCCCCATGTTGGTCTAA
- a CDS encoding pyruvate ferredoxin oxidoreductase → MYAVAEVVDEACVAHKGCRLCIMYCPEADTILFDKTKKVAVVIEQRCKGCELCVVVCSAAKHNAIRLVHR, encoded by the coding sequence ATGTATGCAGTTGCCGAAGTAGTTGACGAAGCGTGTGTTGCCCACAAGGGATGCCGGTTGTGTATTATGTACTGCCCGGAAGCCGATACGATTCTCTTTGATAAAACAAAAAAAGTCGCGGTGGTTATCGAGCAGCGCTGCAAGGGGTGTGAGCTCTGCGTGGTCGTCTGTTCTGCGGCAAAACACAATGCCATCCGACTTGTTCATCGATAA
- a CDS encoding acyl-CoA dehydrogenase family protein — MIDFDLTEEQKLLQQTIREFAAAEIAPGAAERDESCAFPHALIPKMAALKLLGIAIPEEYGGAGLGAMEVAIILEEIARIDGATALIVASHNSLCTMHLYRFGNEAQRRRYVVPLAKGEKLGAWALTEPGSGSDAAAMQTRATLEGDHWVLNGSKLFITQGSVAGVYVIMASTDPGKGAEGISAFVVERGTPGLVVGKVEKKLGVRASDTAALHFDQLKIPKENLIGTLHHGFQDVIQILDGGRIGIGALSVGLARAALEDSIKYAKERNQFGKPIGDFQSIQWKLSDMATEIDAARLLVYRAALLKDAGEEHKQAASEAKLFASEVAMRATTEAIQIHGGSGYLKDYPVERYFRDAKLCEIGEGTSEIQRRVIAKTLLQ, encoded by the coding sequence ATGATTGATTTTGACCTGACCGAAGAGCAAAAACTCCTCCAGCAGACGATCCGGGAATTCGCCGCCGCCGAAATTGCCCCGGGCGCGGCGGAGCGAGATGAATCGTGCGCGTTCCCGCACGCGCTGATCCCCAAGATGGCGGCGCTGAAGCTCCTCGGAATCGCCATCCCGGAAGAGTACGGCGGCGCGGGCCTCGGCGCCATGGAGGTGGCGATCATTCTGGAAGAGATCGCTCGCATCGATGGGGCGACGGCGCTGATCGTCGCCTCGCACAACTCCCTCTGCACGATGCACCTCTATCGCTTCGGGAATGAGGCGCAGCGGCGGCGATACGTCGTCCCGCTGGCCAAAGGGGAGAAACTCGGCGCCTGGGCCCTGACCGAGCCGGGATCGGGCTCCGACGCGGCGGCGATGCAGACAAGGGCGACCCTGGAGGGAGATCACTGGGTCCTTAACGGAAGCAAGCTTTTTATCACACAGGGGTCGGTCGCGGGTGTTTATGTGATCATGGCCTCGACCGATCCAGGCAAGGGGGCGGAGGGAATCTCCGCCTTCGTCGTTGAGAGGGGAACGCCCGGCCTGGTCGTTGGAAAAGTTGAAAAGAAGCTCGGCGTTCGGGCCTCCGACACAGCGGCGCTTCATTTCGATCAGCTCAAAATTCCGAAAGAGAATCTCATCGGAACGCTTCATCACGGCTTCCAAGACGTCATTCAGATTTTAGATGGGGGCCGGATCGGCATCGGCGCCTTGTCGGTCGGCCTGGCGCGCGCCGCGCTGGAAGATTCGATCAAATATGCCAAAGAGCGAAACCAATTCGGAAAACCGATCGGCGACTTCCAATCGATCCAGTGGAAGCTCTCCGACATGGCGACCGAGATCGACGCGGCGCGGCTCCTCGTCTATCGGGCCGCGCTTCTCAAAGACGCGGGGGAAGAGCACAAGCAGGCCGCCTCGGAGGCGAAGCTCTTCGCGTCCGAGGTCGCCATGCGGGCGACGACCGAGGCGATCCAGATCCACGGCGGCTCCGGCTATCTGAAAGATTACCCGGTGGAGCGCTACTTCCGCGACGCGAAGCTCTGCGAGATCGGCGAAGGAACCTCTGAGATCCAGAGGAGGGTCATTGCAAAAACCCTCCTCCAGTGA
- a CDS encoding arsenite methyltransferase — translation MTDTDIKKIVKEKYGQAALQAGSGKSSCCGGAAEWNPITSNLYGDQETAELPTEALLASLGCGNPTALAELHPGEKVLDLGSGGGIDVLLSARRVGPTGHAYGLDMTDEMLALARENQKKAGAENVTFLKGEIEQIPLPDRSVDVIISNCVINLSADKEQTLAEAFRVLKPGGRFAVSDIVVRGTVPDEIRRNVELWIGCVAGALEEERYRSILKKVGFEAIEIVPTRIYTMKEARELLVDSCVTPEAIESIAAATGGKFMSAFVRARKPNR, via the coding sequence ATGACCGACACCGACATCAAAAAAATCGTGAAAGAAAAATATGGCCAGGCCGCGTTGCAGGCGGGAAGCGGCAAGAGCTCCTGCTGCGGCGGCGCCGCCGAGTGGAACCCGATCACGTCGAACCTTTACGGCGATCAGGAAACCGCCGAACTTCCGACCGAAGCGCTCCTCGCCTCGCTCGGCTGCGGCAACCCGACGGCGCTCGCCGAGCTTCACCCCGGCGAGAAGGTCCTCGATTTGGGCTCCGGCGGCGGGATCGACGTCCTCCTCTCGGCCCGGCGGGTCGGCCCGACCGGCCACGCCTACGGCCTCGATATGACCGACGAGATGCTCGCCCTGGCGCGGGAGAATCAGAAAAAAGCGGGGGCTGAAAATGTCACCTTCCTGAAGGGGGAGATCGAACAGATCCCCCTCCCCGACCGGTCGGTCGATGTCATCATCTCCAACTGCGTCATCAATCTCTCCGCCGACAAGGAGCAGACCCTCGCGGAGGCCTTCCGCGTCTTGAAACCGGGCGGCCGCTTCGCCGTCTCGGACATCGTCGTCCGGGGAACGGTTCCCGACGAGATCCGCCGCAACGTGGAGCTTTGGATCGGCTGTGTGGCGGGGGCGCTGGAAGAAGAGCGGTATCGTTCGATCTTGAAAAAGGTCGGATTCGAAGCGATCGAAATCGTTCCGACCCGGATCTACACGATGAAGGAGGCCCGGGAGCTATTGGTCGACTCGTGCGTCACGCCGGAAGCGATTGAATCGATCGCCGCGGCGACGGGTGGGAAATTCATGAGCGCCTTTGTCCGCGCAAGAAAGCCGAACAGGTAA
- a CDS encoding NmrA family NAD(P)-binding protein, protein MYVITGATGHTGRAIAEKLLAEGKPVRAVARSAEHLKPLAAKGAEPFVGSLEDADAMARAFSGAEAVYTLVPTPLTAPDVRASQNRVGEALAAAIAKARVPYVVNLSSVGAHLSEKVGPVKGLHDVEQRFNRLEGTNVLHLRPTFFMENLLMNIQMIKNMGIHGTPMKPDIAVPLIATKDIAAEAAERLLRLDFKGKSVKELLGPRELTMTEVTAILGRAIGKPSLPYIQFPYEDAEKAMTGMGLSPDVARGYIEMYRAFNEGIMKPTEKRSAKNTTPTSFEAFAEEFAAIYKQ, encoded by the coding sequence ATGTACGTGATTACAGGAGCCACAGGACATACCGGAAGAGCGATTGCCGAGAAGCTGCTTGCCGAAGGGAAACCGGTCCGGGCGGTCGCGCGCAGCGCCGAGCATCTGAAGCCGCTGGCGGCGAAGGGGGCCGAGCCGTTCGTCGGTTCATTGGAAGATGCGGATGCGATGGCCCGGGCCTTCTCCGGCGCCGAGGCGGTCTATACGCTGGTCCCGACCCCCCTCACCGCGCCGGACGTCCGGGCCTCCCAGAACCGGGTCGGCGAGGCGCTCGCCGCGGCGATCGCCAAGGCCCGCGTTCCGTACGTCGTGAATCTCAGCAGCGTCGGCGCCCACCTCTCCGAAAAGGTCGGACCGGTAAAAGGGCTCCACGACGTGGAGCAGCGGTTCAACCGGTTGGAGGGGACGAACGTCCTCCATCTTCGGCCGACCTTCTTTATGGAAAATCTTCTCATGAACATTCAGATGATCAAGAACATGGGGATCCACGGCACCCCGATGAAGCCCGATATCGCCGTTCCGTTGATCGCCACGAAGGACATCGCCGCCGAAGCGGCCGAACGGCTTCTCCGCCTCGACTTCAAAGGAAAATCGGTGAAGGAGCTGCTGGGGCCGCGCGAGCTGACGATGACCGAAGTGACGGCGATCTTGGGACGTGCGATCGGCAAACCGTCTCTCCCCTATATCCAATTTCCGTATGAAGATGCCGAAAAGGCGATGACCGGGATGGGGCTCTCTCCCGACGTGGCGCGCGGTTACATCGAGATGTATCGGGCCTTCAACGAAGGGATCATGAAACCGACCGAGAAACGTTCCGCAAAAAACACAACGCCGACTTCGTTCGAAGCGTTTGCGGAGGAGTTCGCGGCGATCTACAAACAATGA
- a CDS encoding GNAT family N-acetyltransferase — MISYQVEREIDPAAVADLFRRSGIHRPVDDLDRIGRMIHHANLILCAWDGEKIVGIARALTDFSYCCYLSDLAVDRAYQKQGIGKGLVDRVKEIVGDEVMILLLSAPEAESYYPHLGFEKAENAWRIPRKR; from the coding sequence ATGATTTCGTATCAAGTCGAACGGGAGATCGATCCTGCAGCGGTCGCCGATCTGTTCCGACGGTCCGGCATCCACCGGCCGGTGGACGATCTCGATCGGATCGGCCGGATGATTCATCATGCCAATCTGATCCTCTGTGCCTGGGATGGAGAGAAAATAGTCGGGATTGCGCGCGCCCTCACCGACTTCAGCTACTGCTGTTACCTCTCCGATCTCGCTGTCGACCGCGCCTATCAAAAGCAGGGGATCGGAAAAGGGCTGGTCGATCGGGTGAAAGAGATTGTTGGAGATGAGGTGATGATTCTTCTTCTTTCGGCTCCGGAAGCAGAGAGCTATTATCCCCATCTTGGCTTCGAGAAGGCGGAGAACGCTTGGCGCATTCCGCGCAAGCGATGA
- the meaB gene encoding methylmalonyl Co-A mutase-associated GTPase MeaB produces MKNREAWVRKILEGDVRSASRLLTLVENQDPTAIPLLKTLFRHTGNATLIGITGPAGAGKSTLINRLITALRKEKRSVGVLAIDPTSPLSGGAILGDRLRMHPHFLDREVFIRSLATRGAWGGISPALFNAIHILDAMGKETILIETVGVGQDEVEIADLADVVVLVLSPGMGDEVQLMKAGLLEIGDVVVVNKGDLKESRRLFYQLQEMIPDRPIVKVAAEKGEGLPLLLSKIGSALTDAGPKHERRKRFIIEELRTLLRETIGKSVLQVSFDEKEVEAILLRKRDPYGLIRSWMKKGKI; encoded by the coding sequence GTGAAAAATCGAGAGGCCTGGGTCCGGAAGATCTTAGAGGGGGATGTCCGATCGGCCTCCCGTCTCCTCACCCTCGTTGAAAATCAAGATCCCACCGCGATTCCCCTTTTGAAGACCCTCTTCCGTCATACCGGAAACGCCACCCTCATCGGGATCACCGGTCCGGCCGGGGCCGGAAAGAGCACCCTGATCAACCGATTGATTACCGCGCTCCGTAAAGAGAAGCGATCGGTCGGCGTCTTGGCGATCGATCCGACCAGCCCCCTCTCCGGAGGAGCGATCCTGGGCGACCGGCTTCGGATGCACCCCCACTTTCTCGACCGGGAAGTGTTTATCCGGAGCCTCGCGACACGCGGCGCCTGGGGCGGCATCAGCCCCGCTCTCTTCAATGCGATTCACATCCTCGATGCGATGGGGAAAGAAACGATCCTCATCGAAACGGTCGGCGTCGGCCAAGACGAGGTGGAGATCGCCGACCTGGCCGATGTGGTGGTCCTGGTCCTCTCCCCCGGCATGGGGGACGAGGTGCAGCTGATGAAGGCGGGTCTTCTCGAAATCGGCGACGTGGTGGTGGTGAACAAGGGAGATTTGAAAGAGTCGCGCCGACTCTTTTACCAGCTTCAGGAGATGATCCCCGATCGGCCGATCGTGAAAGTCGCTGCGGAGAAGGGGGAAGGCCTCCCGCTTCTTCTCTCCAAGATCGGAAGCGCGCTGACCGACGCCGGGCCAAAACACGAGCGGCGGAAGCGTTTTATTATCGAGGAGCTTCGGACCCTTCTGAGGGAGACGATCGGAAAATCGGTTCTACAGGTTTCTTTCGACGAGAAGGAGGTGGAAGCGATTCTTCTTCGAAAGCGGGATCCGTACGGATTGATTCGATCTTGGATGAAAAAAGGAAAAATCTAG
- a CDS encoding roadblock/LC7 domain-containing protein, with amino-acid sequence MPDSGLVMYEEEFKLVDAELSKLHQLANAKVTFLVDKNGQLIASVGETQNLDTTSLASLTAGNIAATGGMAKLLGEKEFSILFHEGERDNVHISLIGDRVILVVVFDQRSSLGLVRLRVKKSSEVFTQIFSKIIDKVEKEKETKNSRSPFAEITEDDIDRLFG; translated from the coding sequence ATGCCCGATTCCGGTTTGGTCATGTACGAGGAAGAGTTTAAGCTGGTTGATGCGGAGCTCTCAAAGCTGCATCAGCTGGCGAACGCCAAAGTCACCTTCCTTGTCGATAAAAATGGACAACTCATCGCAAGCGTCGGAGAGACCCAAAATCTCGATACGACGTCGCTTGCCTCCCTCACGGCGGGAAATATCGCCGCGACGGGGGGAATGGCGAAGCTCCTCGGCGAGAAAGAATTCTCCATCCTCTTCCATGAAGGGGAGAGAGATAATGTCCATATCTCCCTGATCGGCGATCGGGTGATTCTGGTGGTTGTCTTCGATCAACGTTCCTCATTGGGTCTGGTTCGTTTGCGGGTGAAGAAGAGTTCCGAAGTCTTCACGCAAATCTTCTCGAAAATTATCGATAAAGTAGAGAAAGAAAAAGAAACCAAAAACAGCAGATCTCCCTTTGCGGAAATTACGGAAGATGACATTGACCGGTTGTTCGGGTGA
- a CDS encoding type II toxin-antitoxin system RelE/ParE family toxin: MIEIRKTDVFAQWLDGLHDIRARARVLVRIERLAAGNAGDVKPVGEGVSELRIDYGPGYRVYFTKRGREVIILLAGGDKSTQARDIKAALRLARNL, encoded by the coding sequence GTGATCGAAATTCGCAAGACCGATGTTTTCGCTCAGTGGCTCGATGGCTTGCACGACATTCGCGCAAGGGCACGGGTTCTGGTCAGGATCGAGCGCCTGGCGGCGGGAAACGCGGGAGATGTCAAACCCGTTGGAGAAGGCGTCTCAGAGTTGCGGATCGATTACGGACCGGGATACCGGGTGTACTTTACCAAGCGAGGGCGCGAGGTGATTATTCTTCTGGCGGGAGGTGACAAGAGCACTCAAGCCCGCGATATCAAAGCCGCTTTGCGCCTCGCCCGCAATCTATAG
- a CDS encoding methyltransferase domain-containing protein, with translation MTWNPSRYDEKHAYVWNLAADLIDLLLPKPGERILDLGCGTGHLTGRIAALGAEAVGLDASSEMITQARKNYPDLRFEIQDAREFRFDLPFDAVFSNAALHWVKEPEQVISSTERALKPGGRFVAEFGGKGNIARIVGAIREACKAIGFPLKEDVIPWYFPSIGEYAALLERNGLEVTEASLFDRPTPLEGGEAGLRDWIETFAASLLQQVPPDRRPAVIQKAEEILRPALFQNGVWQADYKRLRLKAIKEGEPV, from the coding sequence ATGACGTGGAACCCCTCCCGATACGATGAGAAGCACGCCTACGTCTGGAATCTTGCCGCCGACCTGATCGATCTTCTCTTGCCGAAGCCGGGAGAGCGGATTCTCGACCTCGGCTGCGGGACGGGGCATCTCACCGGCCGGATCGCTGCGCTGGGAGCGGAGGCGGTCGGGCTCGACGCCTCTTCAGAGATGATCACCCAGGCCCGAAAAAATTATCCCGATCTCCGGTTTGAAATCCAAGACGCCAGAGAGTTCCGATTCGATCTCCCCTTCGACGCCGTCTTCTCCAACGCTGCCCTTCATTGGGTTAAAGAACCCGAGCAGGTGATCTCCAGCACTGAAAGGGCGTTGAAACCGGGCGGGCGCTTTGTGGCGGAATTCGGCGGAAAGGGAAATATCGCGCGGATCGTCGGCGCGATCAGAGAGGCCTGTAAGGCCATCGGTTTTCCTTTGAAAGAAGACGTGATTCCATGGTACTTTCCGAGCATCGGCGAATATGCCGCCTTGCTGGAAAGAAACGGTCTTGAGGTCACCGAAGCCTCTCTCTTCGACCGCCCGACCCCGCTCGAAGGGGGAGAAGCCGGTCTGCGCGACTGGATCGAGACCTTTGCCGCAAGTCTTCTCCAACAGGTTCCTCCCGATCGGCGGCCCGCCGTCATTCAAAAAGCTGAAGAGATCCTTCGTCCCGCCCTGTTCCAAAACGGGGTTTGGCAAGCCGATTACAAGCGGCTTCGTCTGAAGGCGATCAAGGAGGGAGAGCCGGTATGA
- a CDS encoding GTPase domain-containing protein, whose protein sequence is MSFINYSAREINCKIVYYGPGLCGKTTNLIYIYKKTNPDSKGKMISLATETERTLFFDFLPLALGNIKGFKVRFHLYTVPGQVFYDASRKLILRGVDGVIFVADSQVERMEANIESLENLRKNLKDQGLNLDAMPFIIQYNKRDLPNVVPMEELNRVLNPRNVPSYEAVAATGKGVFDTLKELAKLVIMELKKKS, encoded by the coding sequence ATGTCGTTTATTAATTACTCGGCCCGTGAGATCAACTGCAAGATCGTCTACTACGGCCCCGGTCTGTGCGGAAAGACCACCAATTTGATTTACATCTACAAAAAGACGAATCCCGACAGCAAAGGAAAGATGATCTCGCTTGCCACCGAAACCGAGCGGACCCTCTTCTTCGATTTTCTCCCGTTGGCGCTGGGAAACATTAAAGGCTTCAAGGTCCGGTTCCACCTCTATACCGTTCCCGGGCAGGTCTTTTACGATGCAAGCCGAAAGCTGATCCTGCGGGGGGTCGATGGGGTCATCTTCGTCGCCGATTCTCAGGTGGAACGGATGGAAGCAAACATCGAGAGCCTGGAAAATCTTCGGAAGAATCTAAAAGACCAGGGGCTGAATCTGGATGCCATGCCCTTTATCATCCAATACAATAAACGCGATCTCCCGAATGTAGTCCCCATGGAGGAGCTCAACCGCGTTCTCAATCCCCGGAACGTTCCCTCCTACGAAGCGGTCGCCGCGACCGGAAAGGGCGTTTTCGACACGCTCAAAGAGCTTGCCAAGCTGGTCATCATGGAATTGAAGAAGAAGTCCTAG
- a CDS encoding metalloregulator ArsR/SmtB family transcription factor: MKSKNKHSLQAEQVHVEALKALAHLDRLRLFFFLVQAGGEVSAGEIQKGLDLPGPTLSHHLNLLRRAGLIQSRREARFIYYSIQREMVSELIRLLTACC; the protein is encoded by the coding sequence ATGAAATCGAAGAACAAACATTCCTTGCAAGCCGAACAGGTCCACGTCGAAGCGCTCAAGGCCTTGGCCCACCTCGATCGCCTTCGTCTTTTCTTTTTTCTGGTTCAAGCCGGCGGAGAGGTCTCCGCCGGGGAGATTCAGAAGGGGCTCGACCTGCCGGGGCCGACCCTGTCGCATCATCTGAACCTGCTCCGCCGGGCCGGCCTCATTCAAAGCCGGCGGGAAGCGCGGTTCATTTATTATTCCATCCAGCGGGAGATGGTCTCGGAGCTGATCCGGCTTCTGACCGCCTGCTGCTGA
- a CDS encoding putative addiction module antidote protein: protein MAAYLEACMEEANGDAALIAKALGDIARAKGMAQVARDAGLSRESLYKALSGERSPGFDTILKVVAALGLKLHAEANHP, encoded by the coding sequence ATGGCCGCCTACCTTGAGGCTTGCATGGAAGAAGCCAACGGCGACGCAGCCTTGATTGCCAAGGCGCTGGGGGACATTGCGCGTGCGAAGGGGATGGCGCAGGTGGCGCGCGATGCGGGCCTCTCCAGAGAAAGTCTTTACAAGGCGCTCTCCGGCGAGCGCAGCCCCGGCTTCGACACCATCCTCAAAGTAGTCGCGGCATTAGGGTTGAAGTTGCACGCTGAAGCCAATCATCCCTGA
- a CDS encoding SDR family oxidoreductase, with protein MSGLLENQVALITGASRGIGYAVAEAYLREGAKVIICGRDEAQLKKAETDLAPLGEAMAVHCDVSDLDQVDAMVERVIARFGRIDILINNAGISMTFGRVGDIDPKRWAYVIAVNLVGTFNCCHAVIPHMMKQGKGKIFNLKGYGADFPSPRVTAYGATKAAIVAFTRSLAREYKGTGITANIFSPGMVRTDLLMSGEATDEGRPHREKVGWFIDMLANPAEVPAALAVKMVSPENEGVTGKLFQVMTKRKFIFRAMTYGLKRLIGRSAPS; from the coding sequence ATGAGCGGCCTTCTTGAAAATCAAGTCGCCCTGATCACCGGCGCAAGCCGGGGGATCGGCTATGCCGTGGCCGAAGCTTATCTCCGCGAAGGGGCCAAGGTCATTATCTGCGGGCGGGATGAAGCGCAGTTGAAGAAGGCGGAGACCGATCTGGCCCCTCTCGGCGAGGCGATGGCGGTGCATTGCGATGTTTCGGATCTCGACCAGGTCGATGCCATGGTCGAGCGGGTCATCGCCCGCTTCGGCCGGATCGACATCCTCATCAACAACGCCGGAATCAGCATGACCTTCGGCCGTGTCGGCGACATCGACCCGAAGCGATGGGCCTACGTCATCGCCGTCAACCTGGTCGGCACCTTCAACTGCTGCCACGCCGTCATTCCCCACATGATGAAACAAGGAAAGGGGAAAATCTTCAACCTGAAAGGATACGGCGCCGATTTCCCCTCCCCGCGCGTCACCGCCTACGGCGCGACGAAGGCGGCGATCGTCGCCTTCACCCGCTCCCTCGCCCGAGAATACAAAGGGACCGGGATCACCGCCAATATCTTCTCCCCCGGGATGGTGAGGACCGATCTGCTGATGAGCGGCGAAGCCACCGACGAAGGGCGCCCCCACCGGGAAAAGGTCGGCTGGTTCATCGACATGTTGGCCAACCCGGCCGAGGTGCCGGCGGCGTTGGCGGTGAAAATGGTCTCCCCCGAAAACGAAGGGGTCACCGGAAAACTCTTCCAGGTCATGACGAAGCGGAAATTTATCTTCCGGGCGATGACGTACGGCCTGAAGCGGCTGATCGGCCGTTCGGCCCCTTCCTGA
- a CDS encoding DUF2306 domain-containing protein: protein MCATGRALLFFLAFAVAAYAVFAYAVFPLGSAVHPDMKADFVAHTAGIYTHVFAAAAALALGPFQFSARLRERRIRVHRWLGRVYLGMGVLVGGLSGLYISQFAFGGLVAKLGFGMLAVCWLFSGACALLAVRRGEIEAHRRWMVRNFALAFAAVTLRLYIPAAVVAGIDFAVAYPFIAWLCWVPNIILAEWLNTGRM from the coding sequence ATGTGCGCAACCGGTAGAGCCCTCCTCTTTTTCCTGGCGTTCGCCGTGGCCGCCTATGCGGTGTTCGCCTATGCTGTCTTCCCGCTCGGCTCGGCCGTGCACCCGGACATGAAGGCGGACTTCGTTGCGCACACCGCCGGCATTTACACACATGTCTTTGCAGCGGCAGCCGCCTTGGCGCTGGGGCCGTTTCAGTTTTCTGCTCGTTTGAGAGAGAGACGCATCAGGGTCCATCGTTGGTTGGGCCGGGTCTATTTGGGAATGGGGGTCCTGGTGGGAGGTTTATCCGGACTGTACATTTCCCAGTTCGCCTTTGGCGGGCTTGTCGCTAAGCTGGGTTTTGGCATGCTGGCGGTCTGCTGGCTCTTCTCCGGCGCGTGCGCACTCCTTGCCGTTCGCCGGGGCGAGATCGAAGCGCACCGCAGGTGGATGGTGCGCAATTTCGCCCTCGCGTTTGCGGCGGTCACGCTGCGTCTCTACATTCCGGCAGCCGTTGTCGCGGGGATCGACTTCGCCGTTGCCTATCCGTTCATCGCATGGTTATGTTGGGTGCCGAATATCATCCTGGCCGAGTGGCTCAATACCGGCAGAATGTAA
- a CDS encoding Zn-ribbon domain-containing OB-fold protein, which translates to MAKKVRLPETDEGTILYKTDPIIMKWHYEIDYIHSYAQDSPFFDGLSKGKLLGSACKKCKTKYATPRAHCMECGAKTDWIALPLEGKVHTHTTCYFGGEAFLKETPFTLILVEFRGIDTLFLSRLVGVEPDQARIGMPVQAQFLRNSKFKATDVYFVPKEED; encoded by the coding sequence ATGGCCAAAAAAGTCCGGCTTCCGGAGACAGACGAAGGGACCATCCTCTACAAGACCGATCCGATTATCATGAAGTGGCACTACGAGATCGACTACATCCACTCCTACGCCCAAGACTCCCCTTTCTTCGACGGGCTCTCCAAGGGAAAACTCCTCGGAAGCGCCTGCAAGAAATGCAAAACCAAATACGCCACCCCGCGCGCCCACTGCATGGAGTGCGGGGCCAAGACCGATTGGATTGCGCTGCCGCTTGAAGGGAAAGTCCACACCCACACCACCTGCTACTTCGGCGGCGAGGCCTTTTTGAAGGAGACGCCGTTTACATTAATCCTGGTGGAGTTTCGCGGAATCGACACCCTCTTCCTCTCCCGGCTGGTCGGCGTGGAGCCCGATCAGGCGCGGATCGGCATGCCGGTGCAGGCGCAGTTTCTTCGGAACAGCAAATTTAAGGCGACCGACGTCTACTTTGTCCCGAAGGAAGAAGATTAA